One region of Micromonospora ureilytica genomic DNA includes:
- a CDS encoding MFS transporter has protein sequence MRRNRTIILLSVGHGCVDVYQGAVAALVPFFIAERAYTYAAASGVVLAASLLSSVAQPLFGALTDRWATPWLLPLSTILGGLGIACSGLTGSYPLTLAFVAVSGIGVAAYHPESARVARIASGGSHAGMGWFSLGGNLGFAVAPILVAAVVANGGLRLTPLLVVPALAGSVLCLPVLRALRPTTGAGSDTPRWVGTDDRASFGRLSLAVVCRSIAFAGLSTFLALYAPQRTGGGTFAGTAALVVLYLGGAVGTVLGGNLAGRWDRVTVVRWSYLLSVAAVAGVVFVPGPAFYLFVALTSAGLYIPFSLQITLGQDYLPTRVGTASGITLGLTVSVGGLVSPFIGGVADATTLQVALAPLIVMPALGWLLFRTLPEPPTPRR, from the coding sequence GTGCGGAGAAACAGAACGATCATCTTGCTGTCCGTCGGGCATGGTTGCGTGGACGTCTACCAGGGCGCTGTGGCCGCGCTCGTACCGTTCTTCATCGCCGAGCGTGCCTACACCTACGCGGCGGCCTCCGGCGTGGTGCTCGCCGCCTCACTGCTCTCCTCGGTGGCGCAACCGCTGTTCGGTGCGCTGACGGACCGGTGGGCAACACCCTGGCTGTTGCCACTGAGCACGATCCTGGGCGGACTGGGAATCGCGTGCAGCGGGCTCACCGGTTCGTACCCGTTGACGCTGGCGTTCGTGGCCGTCTCCGGGATCGGAGTCGCGGCGTACCATCCCGAGTCCGCCCGGGTCGCGCGGATCGCCAGCGGCGGAAGCCACGCCGGCATGGGTTGGTTCTCCCTCGGCGGCAACCTCGGCTTCGCTGTCGCGCCCATCCTGGTCGCCGCCGTCGTCGCCAACGGCGGTCTGCGACTCACTCCACTGCTCGTGGTGCCGGCCCTCGCAGGCAGCGTGCTGTGCCTGCCCGTCCTTCGCGCGCTGCGCCCGACGACGGGGGCCGGTTCCGATACCCCGCGATGGGTCGGGACCGACGACAGGGCCTCGTTCGGCCGGCTGTCGCTGGCCGTGGTCTGCCGCTCCATCGCCTTCGCCGGTCTGAGCACGTTCCTGGCGCTCTACGCGCCGCAGCGCACCGGCGGGGGAACGTTTGCGGGAACGGCGGCGCTGGTGGTGCTCTACCTCGGTGGAGCGGTGGGTACGGTGCTGGGGGGCAACCTGGCCGGCCGCTGGGACCGGGTCACCGTGGTGCGCTGGTCGTACCTGCTGAGCGTTGCCGCCGTCGCGGGGGTCGTGTTCGTCCCCGGGCCGGCGTTCTATCTGTTCGTGGCGCTCACCTCGGCCGGGCTCTACATCCCGTTCTCGCTCCAGATCACCCTTGGCCAGGACTACCTTCCGACCCGTGTGGGCACCGCGAGTGGTATCACCCTGGGCCTGACCGTCAGCGTCGGTGGCCTGGTCAGTCCGTTCATCGGCGGTGTCGCCGACGCGACCACCCTCCAGGTGGCCCTGGCCCCGCTGATCGTGATGCCCGCGTTGGGTTGGCTGCTGTTCCGCACCCTCCCCGAGCCGCCCACGCCGAGGCGTTGA
- a CDS encoding AraC family transcriptional regulator, whose translation MTRIRHRPVAPTRAQQLASGSVIDVHRHDDHQIVYAARGVLAITTDAGAWVVPASRAIWVPTGTAHEHQAHGALELHLIGLPATEDPLNLTEPTVLAVGPLLRELILAYTRAPQDDSPARARLRAVLLDQLRTSATQPVHLPTPTEPRLKALCAILYADPADNRTLAALGRQVGGSDRTLSRLFRSDLGMTFPQWRTQLRLHRALVMLAEGVPVTAVAYQCGWSSASAFIDVFRRAFGHTPGRHERR comes from the coding sequence ATGACGAGAATCCGCCACCGGCCGGTGGCGCCGACTCGCGCCCAGCAGTTGGCGTCCGGGTCCGTGATCGACGTGCACCGCCACGACGACCATCAGATCGTCTACGCCGCCCGAGGCGTGCTGGCCATCACCACCGACGCGGGTGCCTGGGTCGTCCCCGCCAGCCGCGCCATCTGGGTGCCGACCGGAACCGCGCACGAGCACCAGGCCCACGGCGCACTCGAACTGCACCTGATCGGCCTGCCCGCGACTGAGGACCCGCTGAATCTGACGGAGCCGACAGTGCTGGCCGTCGGGCCGCTGCTGCGCGAGCTGATCCTCGCCTACACCCGCGCCCCCCAGGATGACAGCCCCGCGCGTGCGCGGCTGCGGGCCGTCCTGCTCGACCAGTTGCGGACCTCGGCCACGCAGCCCGTGCACCTGCCCACGCCCACCGAGCCCCGATTGAAGGCACTCTGCGCGATCCTGTACGCCGACCCGGCCGACAACCGCACCCTGGCCGCGCTCGGCAGACAGGTGGGCGGAAGTGACCGTACGCTGTCGCGCCTGTTCCGTTCCGACCTCGGCATGACCTTCCCGCAGTGGCGTACCCAACTGCGGCTGCACCGTGCCCTGGTGATGCTGGCCGAGGGTGTACCGGTCACCGCCGTGGCGTATCAGTGTGGATGGTCCTCCGCCAGCGCGTTCATCGACGTCTTCCGGCGCGCCTTCGGGCACACCCCGGGCAGACACGAGCGCCGGTAA
- a CDS encoding DUF397 domain-containing protein: MDLIDATWRKSTRSGSSGGDCVEVADNLPGIVGVRDSKDPEGPALVFGPVAWRAFVTEVARKP; the protein is encoded by the coding sequence ATGGACCTGATCGACGCTACGTGGCGCAAGTCCACTCGCAGCGGCTCCAGCGGTGGCGACTGCGTCGAGGTCGCTGACAACCTGCCCGGCATCGTGGGCGTGCGGGACTCGAAGGACCCCGAAGGGCCGGCGCTGGTCTTCGGGCCGGTGGCCTGGCGGGCCTTCGTCACCGAGGTCGCCCGGAAGCCCTAG
- a CDS encoding helix-turn-helix domain-containing protein — MADLPHPLAAFIVTEIRRARGASGMTQDAFGRGAGFSASHVSAVESETRALTLDFIKGADRAFKNGGLFERMVAKLGAPSWFLPWLDAERVATQLRSWQPSLIPGLLQTEYYARAVIRCDDTLSDEEVDKRLAARLDRQSILTQPKAPQFVAVIGEEVLRRAGEDFRVVMVGQITHLLTLAERPNISVHIVPCDVSMHAGLTGPFILARAADGNWVGQLENQLGGAVIDNDDDVATLLSKWETVRNEALPRRQSTDLMKEVVTSWT, encoded by the coding sequence ATGGCCGACTTGCCGCACCCGCTCGCCGCGTTCATCGTCACCGAGATTCGCCGCGCCCGAGGGGCCTCCGGGATGACCCAGGATGCCTTCGGCCGGGGCGCGGGCTTCAGCGCCTCCCATGTCAGCGCGGTGGAGAGCGAGACGCGGGCGCTGACGTTGGACTTCATCAAGGGCGCCGACCGGGCGTTCAAGAACGGCGGGCTGTTCGAGCGCATGGTCGCGAAGCTGGGAGCGCCATCCTGGTTCCTGCCGTGGCTGGACGCCGAACGTGTCGCGACTCAGCTCCGGTCCTGGCAACCATCCCTGATTCCCGGCCTGCTCCAGACCGAGTACTACGCCCGAGCGGTCATTCGCTGCGACGACACGCTCAGCGATGAGGAAGTCGACAAGCGGCTTGCGGCTCGCCTCGACCGGCAGTCGATCCTCACTCAGCCGAAGGCCCCGCAATTCGTTGCGGTCATCGGGGAGGAGGTGTTGCGGCGGGCGGGCGAGGATTTTCGGGTGGTCATGGTCGGACAGATCACCCATCTATTGACCTTGGCCGAGCGCCCGAACATCAGTGTCCACATCGTGCCGTGTGACGTGAGCATGCACGCCGGGCTGACCGGTCCGTTCATCCTGGCCCGGGCCGCCGACGGCAATTGGGTCGGCCAGTTGGAGAACCAGCTTGGCGGGGCGGTCATCGACAACGACGATGACGTGGCTACGCTTCTGTCGAAGTGGGAGACCGTACGGAACGAGGCCCTACCTCGACGGCAGTCAACTGACCTGATGAAGGAAGTGGTGACGTCATGGACCTGA
- a CDS encoding RICIN domain-containing protein: protein MRRAMFSRPLSRTARLVATSAVMATTAAAAAIAITATAGPAAAATSQFRGMNWAQLGDNFSTSPLVVQGLSQSDSYATVQAKANALYDDMASTMGINTVRLPINTQTVANTTWWNAYRGAIDAATARGFKVILAFWTDHNSGARIANLAAWNTMWSSVTSAYGSNTNVYFEPMNEPGGYSSAQWRDIAATWLSTHYSAVPSRVLIGGTGASQDLRDVCNDSRFNGTLLSFHHYAFFYGAMTYDAWRSHMQTRLGNCASRAVATEFGGPMDNGLNYADANSTDNFVRHIRAMAQVMRDNQMGGTYWPALGGKNSGSGHDWYSMFALSGSGTNLNLTIRNTSGADRIRYAYGDTIGGGGPTTPPPSGTHYRINNVNSGKAMDVIGQSTADSAEIKQWSYVGGSNQKWRFEDAGSGYFRIVNQNSGKCLDVASASTADGANIVQWTCGSGQNQQWQWQSQGSNFRLVARHSGKCLDVYQSGTGDGADIQQWTCGSANNQRWTRTAV from the coding sequence ATGCGACGTGCCATGTTCAGCCGCCCCCTGTCGCGAACGGCCAGGCTCGTGGCCACCAGTGCGGTGATGGCGACCACGGCTGCCGCGGCGGCAATCGCCATCACCGCTACCGCCGGCCCAGCTGCTGCCGCCACCAGCCAGTTCAGAGGCATGAACTGGGCTCAACTGGGTGACAACTTCAGCACCAGCCCGCTCGTCGTGCAGGGCCTGAGCCAGTCCGACAGCTACGCGACAGTGCAGGCCAAGGCCAACGCCCTCTACGACGACATGGCCTCCACCATGGGGATCAACACCGTCCGGCTGCCCATCAACACTCAGACAGTGGCCAACACCACCTGGTGGAACGCCTACCGGGGCGCCATTGACGCCGCCACTGCCCGTGGATTCAAGGTCATCCTCGCCTTCTGGACGGACCATAACTCCGGCGCGAGGATCGCGAACCTCGCCGCGTGGAACACGATGTGGTCCAGCGTGACCAGCGCCTACGGCTCCAACACCAACGTGTACTTCGAGCCAATGAACGAGCCGGGCGGTTACAGCTCGGCACAGTGGCGCGACATCGCAGCCACCTGGCTCAGCACCCACTACTCGGCCGTGCCCAGCCGGGTGCTCATCGGCGGCACCGGCGCAAGCCAGGACCTGCGCGACGTCTGCAACGACAGCCGGTTCAACGGCACGCTGCTGTCCTTCCACCACTACGCTTTCTTCTACGGCGCGATGACCTACGACGCCTGGCGAAGTCACATGCAGACGCGCCTGGGCAACTGTGCCTCCCGCGCGGTCGCGACCGAGTTCGGCGGGCCCATGGACAACGGCCTCAACTACGCCGACGCGAACAGCACCGACAACTTCGTGCGCCACATCCGTGCCATGGCTCAGGTCATGCGTGACAACCAGATGGGCGGCACCTACTGGCCCGCCCTCGGCGGCAAGAACTCCGGCTCCGGTCACGACTGGTATTCGATGTTCGCCCTCAGTGGCAGCGGCACCAATCTCAACTTGACCATCCGCAACACTTCTGGCGCCGACCGGATCCGCTATGCCTATGGCGACACCATCGGCGGCGGCGGCCCGACGACGCCCCCGCCCTCGGGGACCCATTACCGGATCAACAACGTCAACAGCGGCAAGGCGATGGACGTGATCGGGCAGTCCACGGCCGACAGCGCTGAGATCAAGCAGTGGAGCTACGTGGGCGGCAGCAACCAGAAATGGCGCTTCGAGGACGCCGGTAGCGGCTACTTCCGCATTGTCAACCAGAACAGCGGCAAGTGCCTCGACGTCGCCTCCGCCTCCACCGCAGACGGCGCGAACATCGTCCAGTGGACGTGCGGCAGCGGCCAAAACCAGCAGTGGCAATGGCAGTCCCAGGGTAGCAACTTCCGGCTCGTGGCCCGGCACAGCGGCAAGTGTCTGGACGTGTACCAGTCGGGAACCGGAGACGGCGCGGACATCCAGCAGTGGACCTGCGGAAGCGCCAACAACCAGCGCTGGACAAGAACCGCGGTCTGA